The proteins below are encoded in one region of Actinomycetota bacterium:
- the hemH gene encoding ferrochelatase produces the protein MIGVLAMSYGTARGPDDVEAYYTHVRRGRPPTPELLQELTERYRAIGGRSPLIEITEAQVTGLEKLLNEGGYGDGGVDGSEEFRVYHGMKHQRPYLEDVVEQMAADGIEGAVGLVLAPHYSRFSVGEYVERVERAAAAGGPRFSFVKSYATHPAFVAFVASRVREARDRLPDDERDAASVVFSAHSLPERILAAGDRYPDELAGTADAVASRLGLSSYRTAWQSAGRTGEPWLGPDLSDVLRDMAEQGVPAVVSCPVGFVCDHLEILYDIDIEAQSVAQEVGLTMVRTESPNDDPRFLAALAQVIRDHLEKESA, from the coding sequence ATGATCGGCGTGCTGGCCATGTCGTACGGGACCGCCCGCGGGCCGGACGACGTGGAGGCGTACTACACCCACGTGCGGCGGGGACGGCCTCCCACGCCGGAGCTGCTCCAGGAGCTGACCGAGCGGTACCGGGCCATCGGCGGCCGGTCTCCGCTCATCGAGATCACCGAGGCCCAAGTGACCGGCTTGGAGAAGCTGCTGAACGAAGGCGGGTACGGGGACGGGGGCGTTGACGGCTCCGAGGAGTTCCGCGTGTACCACGGGATGAAGCACCAGCGGCCGTACCTGGAGGACGTCGTCGAGCAGATGGCCGCCGACGGCATCGAGGGCGCGGTCGGCCTGGTGCTGGCGCCCCACTACTCGCGGTTTTCGGTGGGGGAGTACGTGGAGCGGGTCGAACGTGCGGCGGCCGCCGGCGGGCCGCGGTTCTCGTTCGTGAAGAGCTACGCGACGCATCCGGCGTTCGTGGCCTTTGTGGCGTCGCGGGTCCGGGAGGCCCGGGACCGGCTCCCCGACGACGAGCGTGACGCCGCATCGGTCGTGTTCTCGGCGCACAGCCTGCCGGAGCGCATCCTGGCCGCCGGCGACCGCTATCCTGACGAGCTGGCCGGGACCGCCGACGCGGTGGCGTCCCGACTGGGGCTGTCGAGCTACCGGACGGCCTGGCAGAGCGCCGGCCGGACCGGCGAGCCCTGGCTCGGTCCCGACCTCTCGGACGTCCTGCGGGACATGGCCGAGCAGGGCGTCCCCGCCGTGGTGTCCTGCCCGGTGGGCTTCGTGTGCGACCACCTTGAGATCCTGTACGACATCGACATCGAGGCGCAGTCGGTGGCCCAGGAGGTCGGTCTCACCATGGTCCGGACCGAGTCGCCCAACGACGACCCGCGGTTCCTGGCGGCTCTGGCCCAGGTGATCCGCGACCACCTCGAGAAGGAGAGCGCATGA